TAGTAAAGTTTTTGTGAAGTTGTTTAAAGTGTATAGTGGATTGATGAAAGTTGAAGTTTGATTGAAATTAATGCTTTGTTTTGAGTTATTtctacaactttgtggattttttgtgtatacttttatgttaCAAGGGAGTTTCTagagtattttcaaccgctcagAAACATACGTAATAGGAGTTCGTGACCATACttgaatgtatattttaatattcattacTTGAACTTACTATAACTTCACAAGTGTTGTCGATAATTGTGTTGAAGTTGATGCCATCAAGACTGTGAAGGACTTCATATGATGTCACCCACTGATTGAATTCACTACGTCCTTGTAGAATCACCCCAGTTACTTCTACTATAGCTCCAAAGTCAACCTGTATCCATTGGTTTAAGTCATTTGTAAGTGAAGCCCAGGATCCAAATTGAGAGTTGGTAACTTCTGTGTTTAATCGACCTCGATCAGGCCCAGCCCGATGCATGTCATTATTATAAGCACTTGAAGCTGAGAGTTGATCTGTAAAAACTGTTCCATCTTCTAATCCAAGAGGTACTGAGGTGcatttttcattttctaaaaagtaaacaattaaCAAACAGTTATAATGTGTTTCTTTCAACATTGGGCCTGGATGGGAGGCCATCTAGGAATAGccgcgggtgctgtatataccaGAGATtgatggtgtaatgataatatcaGACTAgcatctgtaccatactaatttactctcattgcctcgtccttcggatgggatgtaaagctgtTGGTCCTGTGTACTTAatagtgcacgttaaagaacttgcacttctggctgccgtgggtccgtggaaggcctaatccaaatttcctcagtttccagttaagcttgaggaccaaGAATATTACATgtaacatttaacattattcAAAACTGGTGGTGGAACAGGtttttactactgtattttgcgaaatattgtgaaaaaaaaaagaaaaaggatTTGAACCACAAACCAGCTTCTGGAGAAAGTGGTCCGTAGATTGTTTCAGATGGGCTGAACCTCTTTCCAGCACTGACTGCAAATACAGGTGAAAGATTTGGATCCACAGTTGTGATCCTTATGGTTGTGTCAGTAGTCTGTGCAACAACTGCATACGCTGCCGTTAACGGCAGGTGCATCATAACTCGATAATTTTCTACTGGACCGTAACCAGAAAAATCTGTTTCCTTCCAAGCTTTCCAATTTAAATTCACTTCTGATCCAACCCACTCTGCAATAGGTGCTTCATTCATTTTCGGTAAATCtgtttgattaaattaaattatgaatttaCTTTACTGTTATATTAAAGAAGGTACTTTTAAAAAAGGCTTATTTTATGCCCATTTTGTTTTACTGCTGACGAAAAATAATTGGGGTTACTATCAATGTTGTTGCAAaggtttatattttgtaataaacaatAGAGATTTTAAACCTAGACCTATCGTTTAAATTATggtatttttagatttttttttctacaggtttttggtcaaagtgagtAACtatttgtgacattaaaatgacatattcaactaAAAATTGTTAAGAGGGACACATTACATCATTAAAAACATCACCAACTCTCTAAAAAGATCTCCACAATTAAGAGTTTTTATCTATAATTAACAATCACATTAATTGTTTATCaacataattaaatataaacaatgataCATACTATAGTATTCACACATAAATTGATTATCACCATTACAGTTTACAATACTCAAGTCATATTCAAAATCAACATCCATCACAACGCATTCAGTGGTACCGTGATGAAGGCTCATTGGCTGACCAGATGCCCAAGGCAAATCAAAGTCTGGCTTCCTACCATCTTCCCATACTAGGTCTACACCATTCACAAAGTACAACCCAATGTATACACTCTCTTGAATATCCAAGTATCTTGCAGCTTCCAAAATGGTATTAGATTCTGTTTTCGTCTCAAACATGACGAGGTGTGACCCATTACATTTATTTGCATCCCATGAATGAATTTTATAACAAGCATACGGATCATCTGTCAGTGTGTCATATCCATTTTTACATTCTGTAAAGAGTGGAactgaattaaattaaatcaattaaaacaaaaggctatagatatagtactgtaaCTCTCGCAAATCCAGAAATTATTGGACTACAAATATAGTAGGAAACAGTGTATGCAATAATGTTTAATGGTTTGCATTGCGAAAAAACACTAGTAAACTTCAATTTGCAGTATAccatgtgtttaaaaaaaaagtatttttgagtATTTTTGTTTGTCATGTCATATTGTGGGCCAAGTACccattaaaaaatagtaaacatATATGTGAATGCTAGGAACCATGAAAACatgaaaatacaattgaacagTCTGTTTACATTTGATACCAATCATGTGTCGATTATCTGATTCAATATTGTATTTGTGaaaagtaataattatatttattatacctgTCAAGGTAGGACCATCTTGCTCAAAATCTTCATAATCTAAACATAAAAtgggtaaaaataaaaatgctttGATTTGAGAactgtttacatttttaaaataaactaattaagCTTACTCCtccagtttgtttgtttgtttttattgattttccacacaaaatgaatatgataattaagtaacaataaacatatatatatacaagaaAGATGTGTGGCTGGTGGGCAAATAAGTTCAAAGAACTTTAAGGCTTACCCACCAGAAAGGATACATACATTATCAAGTATGACGAGTAAGATATACATagtaagaatataaaataagaagtaaaaataacaaatttaaaaagtaaataaataagaaaaacagtagtataagttattaaaatgaatCATAAGTGCTTTAAACTTTAGCATTTCCACAAGTAATAATAAGTTACGTAGTTGCTGACACAAACAGTACTTACGTATTTCACAGACAACTCCTCCAGGAGATGCATTGCATGGCACTGTAAACCATTTTCCATTTTCTATAGCCAGTGCAAAACAACGGTCATCAGATGCAAAATCAGACCCAAAATCTAAtttaataaagaataattactattgttcagaatataaggtaaaaaatatatttcgaGATAAGTTTATAGCCAATGACcagtattttgttatttgtttgttaacatctttaTCCTCATATGAGGAAATTTGGATTATACGCCCTCTATGGCAGCCACAACAGCGACAGCACAGTGACTACCATGAACGTCAGGGGATATATGGACAAGGGTAACCCATACTCTTTAAGAAAAAGATGCACTGATTTCTTTAAAATACACACAAGCCAGAAATATATACAAGACAGAGAAGACCACCAGCACAATGGTCGCGAAGAGAGTTGAACCAGGGCgattttattacattattttcagtGCCATTGCCTTAAATGCTTGGCCACTCCTCTCTACTATATATAAACATGAATatataaactaaatataaaaaaataaaagcaaacATATTTGAAAAACAAATCGACCAATCAATGTTCTCCCTCTGAACGTACATCCAGTAGACTGGTGGCACATTTCACAAGCACAATTAAAACCTTAACggataaacaataaaatatgtataattactACATACTTTCAAATTCACTCCATTCATTGGTTCCAAcccattcaaaaacattttcaatgtttttatgATGGTATCCGATTGAAATGTGTTCCACATGTATATCTAATTTGTGGAATGATTGAATTATAAACTCATTTTCTTCTATAGAGCTTATTATTGCCATGTTTCCCGAACAATACTGTTCTGATTCATTCCATGTTCTTGGAGTTGGATCAAAGCGATAGTAGGATTCGTTATTGAAAACCCATCCAGGTGGATCCGAGCCAGTGAAATCTGGTAAATAACAAACGAAAATAAAAAGCTAGTGTATGTAACAGAGTGCCAAAACACATGCACAGAAAAAGACTGAATGATGAATATGTACAAAACAAAACTTACCGACACAACCAAGAACCTCAAACCGCATGCTAATGTGAACATTCCACCCTAATGGTTGAATGCGGATGAACTGTGCATATATAGGAACATCAAACAGATTGGTTACAAGACTACTTATATCAACATTTCCTGTAAAAACCTAATACATATCATAAGAATTATTAGCATGAAAACTCAACTGTGTAGACAAACATTTTAAAGGTAAAATTTGTTCATATTGATACTgatattctcttttttttattgtccataataaaaaaaaggagaAAATCCCCAGACGTTTTTTTAATAGCTCCTTGACCCTGTCAAAGGTCACTGACCAAACGGCTTGATTCCATCATTCAGTCTAATGACATGACTTGAATAGGTCGTGAAAGGGTAGTTGTTGTATTAACAAAAAACTCTAGTTGAATATATTTATCCTTCTAAACTTAATACTACCTGGATGAATGACAATATCCATACCCGTATTCAAAttaatctaaatttaaaaagtttgatatgcacaaatatggtagtgatatgtctatatatgtgtacatcacatttttgttgtcacttaaagtttgatagtgtaaaaagagcttaaaaaatagaaaaacttaCTTTAACATTATCACTTTCATCAAGTATTTCTATGAATGTACTTCCATCAAAACTGTAAAGAATGCTGAAGAATGTAACCCACTGAGAGAAAGTAGGACGGCCTTGGGTTATCACCCCAGTCACTTTCGTTAAAGAACCAAGATCAACTTGTAGCCATTGGTTATTGTCCAACACACCACTACTCCACGCTCCACTACCACTTACTGAGTTCAGTCTACCATACTTAGCAGAATATTGACCACTAAATTCACTTGATGCCATTAACTGCTCATCTAGTATAGTTCCATCTTCAATTCCAAGACGATGGACACAGGGATTTTCTGATAATGTTAtacattaatattgtttttgttaaagaTATTGCATAATTTACTTTCAGAAATGTAAActtaaagaaagaaataaagaacAGATATCTACTAAATGCCAAATTGACGTTTTTGTCACCTGAATCTTACTGGATTGCAAGTCTATATCGCAACTATATAAGATGTTCATTTAACAAATTACCTTCCTGGCAGATTGGGCATCCTAAACTGGGATCTTCACAAGAGATGTTTACTAGGGAGAAATCGGCTTCAATATCTACATAAACACAATCTTTGTCCACCGATGCATAGTTGAAATGCCAATCTAtaaataacatacaataaaactctgtttacactaccaaatttaatgtgacaaaaaagtgtaatgtttccaaatatggtagtgatatggccaaatatggtagtgatatgacatcaccatgtccatatatgggcacataacagttttttgtcacataaagtttgtttaGTATAGAGAGAGCTTACGAAAAGTAAATACTTTGAAAGAACATACAAAGGGATTGGCTATAGTTTCCCTTTGTTTGTTCCACTGTAAAGTGTCCTCATAATAGGGGtgccccttaataggggtgcgCCTGTATCTTTCCTACCTGGTAAATCAGATGGTTCGATTAGAGGGATTGTATATTCATATCCAATCCAAAATAAAGCGTCCTCATCGTCTTTTTTCATACCAACAAATAACCGATTGGCCTCTTCCATTTTCTGGGCTTGTAGCATGTGTAGTACAAAGTTTTTAATGTTGGCGGATGTGATATGAGCTAAATGGGATTGTCTTGCCTTACAGTATTCATCTGCCTCATTCCAAGACATCCTTTCATTATTAATGTGAAAACAATGATTCTCAAAACTCATCCAACCAAGTGAGCATTGACCTAGAAGAGAAAAATATCTACatcttgtgatgtgcccaaatatggtagcgatatgtacaaatatgatatgatagtgatatgacatcacagtgtccatatatgggtacatcacattgtttttcaaactagtttgatagtattgACAGAGTTTTAGAGAAAATCTTTTGGGAAAAACATTATGCCGGAAAACCAATATCATGCAACCGTATATTTTATCAAATTCTACTTGTATTATCTAATAGAGTTTCAATTTACCAAACACTGGGATCGAGAGAATTGGACTTGGTTTGCCAACAACAAGAAAACCATCAACTCGTCTAGTAACTTTAACCATGATTGAATATTCTGACTTCTCCTGTAAACCTTTGATTTCCCATGTATTACCACTGGTGACACCAACCAACGCTGGAGCTGCATCACTATTTGGATGCAAAGAATTCCAGAGGTATATGTTATAATTGACAATCGGTCCAACACCAAAGTCATGTCCATATGTCCAGTCTCTCCATTCAATGATGACACGGTCTGGATAACGATTCACAATCCAGGGTGTATCAAATATGGCTGGCAAAGCtataaaaagttgtttttttttcaaataataaagAATACACATTGTaaggtactgtatatttaaagcatatgtgtactgtatttccATAACCAGCACAAGGGAAATTTTACATCAGGTTCgttcagaattttttttttctttttttttttcttcatccaACAGAAACCAAAACAGAATGAATAGACTATCAGGATTATAAAGTAAGTCTGACTTCAGGTTTCAGTCATGAGTTttcaaccctggcactaggtcaggattaaacCTGTGATTGTCAACAAGCTCCATCTACAATGTTAATGCAAATTGGAGCAAGAGAACCAATTAAAAAACATGTCAgacttagggagtggagttgtgcgTTAAAACCctgacactaggtcaggattaagTCCTGGTAttagaaggcaagcatgttacaGCTCCTCTACATTTTCTACAACGTCATTTCAGGCAGTATTTAACAACCAAAACAACCTGCTTCACATACCCAATTGACAGTCTTGTCCTCCCCAGCCCATCTCACATCCAGTTTGACAGTTCCCACTAGCCTTGTTGCAGTTGTCCTGGTCGAAGCAATGGCATTTTTTGTTACATTGATCACCAAAATAACCAGCAGGACAAACCATTTCAGATTCATACTCTGAggtaaatttaaacacaaatcCAATTAAATAACCTAACCTGCCAAATTGGTATGATAAAAGGAGAATGTTTTCAAAAGGTGATACATAGTCCCTCATTTCCCGCATTTCTTTCTAGGATATCACTATTATAGGTACTGTCCATGGAATAAtctaaatactgtacttataagcttggttcccactattgacgcaacgtaacgcaatatatgcaatacaagaaaatgcccttccaataattgtatttgtccctgtctgcgtgaaatcaaacctgcgatgtttgcagcactgttgcatcatcggttcccacttgtgattacgcaatacagcactttgttgcatcgctagtgggaaccacattTTAAGCATTGAAACCCTGAAAAACTATTAAAGCATTCAAAGGGACATCCAGTGATGCTATCACAGAAtgatcaacatttatttttaggatGTCACTAAACAGATATTGTATGTACTGTCAAGAATAATCTTTTTCTGTAAATACCTAAGCATGAACGCCCTGTAAAACCATCATGGCATTCTGCTTCAGGGGTGCATCCTATGTCAATGTGACAGAACAATGACGGACAGTGACACTTCTGTAAACAGTTGGCTCCATAATATGGGTACTCGCATTCTGTTAAATAAAGTATACAGTGTATTGATTATTTCATTACATTATTGTATACGTCATCAAATTAGAGATGTAccattttatatatacagtatattttattttcatttcatagtAACATTTATATGAAAGTGTAAAAAAGTGTTACTATGTGAAATTAATTTACATCTATGGCATCCCATTTGTCATAACTTAGATCCAAAATGGCGTCTAAATTTCACGGCTTTGGGAGAGGGTGTATGCTGGGGTTGGGGGTATCAGAGCCTCACAATGACCAGACTTGTAcgattttaaactacatttaaactACCCTGGAAGGAAGGTGACTGCTAACTACATATGTAATATGTTATACCTTTATAGCATCTGTAACCTGACAATCCTGCTGCACAAGTGTTTCCAACTGGAGATGTGTAACTAAACAGTACACCTCTACATGCTTCAGATGAACATGAATATTTGTAACAATCCTCAAGTTTAGAACAATCAGTTAATCctgaaatttaaattacaaattattaataaacatataGAAAAGTTGTGATGTGCTATGTTGCTTAAGACCATCATTATTCATGTGGTAATATGCTCGGAATTCGCCCGCGTAGGAATTTGCCTGTGTGCCGATGTGGACATTAGCACCATATAATAGATAGGAAGCACAATTTCTGGATTTAAAGTAGAAGACTGAATgggaaacaataataataataataaacagacACTGAAAACCAGAATAATATGCCATTTCAGTCCATTGAATAGTTGGATTGTCATTAGGACACAATCAATCCATGCATTATAGTATGGTTTTAAGTGCAAAGGAACTGAATAACAGAATTGCATAATCCTTTAGGgcacacattttttaaaacagtgcagttaaatgttaaatgtattattctgGTCCTCAAGTTTAACTGGAAAATGAGGAAATTCGGATGACTAGTGTGTCAAAAACCTGAAATGAAATGTAGGCAATATTTAGAAAGTAAGAGAATGACTATAAAATAACTTGGAATGGTTATTTTGAACCCACAGCTTGGTATAATACCAGAAGACCACTGAGCTAGCATTTGATGGCTGGAGTTGAGATTCAAGTCCAATTATATTCACATACAGTATCATGCCATGATTGATAGTAACTTACCTTCTTCGCAGAATGTACCACTAAATCCTGGTGGACAGACACAGGTGCAAGATCTGGCATGACAACGTCCTCCATTGTAACAAACTGGACAATTAAGAGCACAGGACGGGATACCACAATAAGAAGTCGGACATTCTGTAAAGAAaggaataattttaaaacataacctTGTGAGTGgttggccgagtggttaagacagtagaattgtaattacgtagccatattATCGGTAAGGTTTCGAAGCTCAGTCACtcgggtgtctagaaaactcagatctagaaaactcagatctcagatatatctgagttttctagatctagaaaactcagatcccagtcactccatggttctggtggtagaacgagtcttcccAGATAAAGACTATAAACCGCAACATGCTTGTgttcactttaaagaacctagtacatcttttgagacgagtaccCCTGTGTACCAGTTCACACATAGCCACTGTCACACTCCACTTATTGTATCATCTCCCAGTGTGTCATCTAATATAAAGAACAAATAATAAGCGAATCTTTGGTCGCATACCTGTGACATATAAGTACATAAATGTATGTTTTCCTAAATGTCGTTGACCTTGATAATAACACTCGTACACACCCTCATCTTCAAGTCGAGCATTTAAAATGGTCAATGTTTTGGTATCATGCATTCCTTCACCGTACACAAACGCGTTGTTATGTCGCCAACGAAGATTTGTAGCAGAGGGTGCATTTACAGTCAGTGTAACAGTTTCTCCAAGACCAACGGTTACAGATCTCTGAGATGGCTCAATGTTTATTTCAGCTAATTAGAATGAAaagttattaacaattaaataaacgATACCAGACTCTCTATAAATGCCATGGTGGAAATTGAATATGTACCGAAATTTCAGAAATTAAGACGGAAATATGTTAAACCCTAAatctctgtctgcactatcaaacttgtttgacaaataagtattatgtgcccaaatatggtagtgatatgcttaaatatggtattgatatgacatcatcacattttgttgtcacataaagtttgatagtgtagacagaggcttaaggcttggttcccacttggacatTTGAATGATCAATCGTATCATGTCAAATTACTGTACTTCTAAGCGTTGCGACCAAGTGGGGACCAAAGCTTCTACCTCTACATAATGCATGTCAACCAGCTATTATCAAAATTGTTTCCATTCcttttaataattcaattcaattcaataaactttattgtcaatCTCATGAATGGCTTGAAACTTTGGCTGAAAgtacacacattaaaattgtctaaaaacattGTTGCACAAACAGTAAAAAAGAATATAATCACATAAAACAGAGAacaagatgttatataaaataagttAAAAGAGGACACAAAAAGTACAAATCGAGTTAAAAATACAGCTAAGATacttattatacagtacatcatTTTACTTACAACCTTCTTTCAGTATTACAATATGATTTTGCATCTGTCCGCTGCCAACTTCCACACGGCCGTAATATTCTCCAATCCGCAAGGAAATATTGTCAGTATCCAAGTACATCTTTTTGTGGTTCTCATCAATCAtggttatttttattgcatCAGGAAGGTCCGAGTTCTCACCAGTTGTAGCTGATGGCAGTATCTCAGCTCCTTCTGTACTGTATGTTGACAAAGACAGTGAAGATCCAATGTACATTTCTGATGTAGTATAATTTCTAACTAACCGTATATCTAAATGATTTGATGATGAAGCCAAAGGTTTTTCTGTATATACAACAAAATCAATAGGATGATCTGGAAAAGGAAATAGATGTTGTCAATTAATACAAACTATACAATCCCAAGTGTctactctgtctacactttcaaactttatatgacaaaaaaaatgtgctatgcccatatatggacatgatgttgtcatatcGATTTGGCCATATAACTAatatatttggccacatcacacttgttttctagtttgacagtgtagacagagtttaattGTTTGATGGTCTCTTTGCAGGGGTATGGCACACTGGCAAGGAATTGAACATACTGTACTCACTTATTCTTGTTCTGTATTGAATATCTAGTCTAGTCTAATCTAGTTTTCCTGTTGTTAATTGTCTTATCAACAGACAGTGACCTGGAAAATTAGCATTGCTCTTATGGCCACCCTCACTAACACTaacaattgttataataatgaacTGACAGAAGGCACAGTCTGTACCACCGTCTTGCGAAGAAGGAACCTGCATGCTGTGTattacccctttcacaccaaaagcaaaactgttttggtgtgaaaggtaccaacatcaaactctgGAGTTTTAGGTCACAAGGTCATCCTCACAC
This region of Antedon mediterranea chromosome 8, ecAntMedi1.1, whole genome shotgun sequence genomic DNA includes:
- the LOC140057623 gene encoding uncharacterized protein gives rise to the protein MESLCRFLVTKKAIGLVKEHNPGGSLWILTLAMLDGCVLKSYYCTRCPENWKLEGDVCRHYFNYSGSWAEQNDYCQREGATLPILKASTDFESLRASVTNSDKHRMFLGYSDEGHEGIFTEITCNGEKQTTSLEEIWKQPEPNNAGTGENCVEINSWSLNDWKCNTNYDVIAACQKDACPENFMYLGDSCYHFTSLKHNYISGNNICEELDSSLLVLDSEEELNFIQLSAWLGYNQINVDGFFEMAAKYHKWIDVKDSLNKLIGTPEENECTENCNAVKFNYPFSWEITNAEEELNVICERGSIVTETLHSTSEIYDHPIDFVVYTEKPLASSSNHLDIRLVRNYTTSEMYIGSSLSLSTYSTEGAEILPSATTGENSDLPDAIKITMIDENHKKMYLDTDNISLRIGEYYGRVEVGSGQMQNHIVILKEGSEINIEPSQRSVTVGLGETVTLTVNAPSATNLRWRHNNAFVYGEGMHDTKTLTILNARLEDEGVYECYYQGQRHLGKHTFMYLYVTECPTSYCGIPSCALNCPVCYNGGRCHARSCTCVCPPGFSGTFCEEGLTDCSKLEDCYKYSCSSEACRGVLFSYTSPVGNTCAAGLSGYRCYKECEYPYYGANCLQKCHCPSLFCHIDIGCTPEAECHDGFTGRSCLEYESEMVCPAGYFGDQCNKKCHCFDQDNCNKASGNCQTGCEMGWGGQDCQLALPAIFDTPWIVNRYPDRVIIEWRDWTYGHDFGVGPIVNYNIYLWNSLHPNSDAAPALVGVTSGNTWEIKGLQEKSEYSIMVKVTRRVDGFLVVGKPSPILSIPVFGQCSLGWMSFENHCFHINNERMSWNEADEYCKARQSHLAHITSANIKNFVLHMLQAQKMEEANRLFVGMKKDDEDALFWIGYEYTIPLIEPSDLPDWHFNYASVDKDCVYVDIEADFSLVNISCEDPSLGCPICQEENPCVHRLGIEDGTILDEQLMASSEFSGQYSAKYGRLNSVSGSGAWSSGVLDNNQWLQVDLGSLTKVTGVITQGRPTFSQWVTFFSILYSFDGSTFIEILDESDNVKVFTGNVDISSLVTNLFDVPIYAQFIRIQPLGWNVHISMRFEVLGCVDFTGSDPPGWVFNNESYYRFDPTPRTWNESEQYCSGNMAIISSIEENEFIIQSFHKLDIHVEHISIGYHHKNIENVFEWVGTNEWSEFENFGSDFASDDRCFALAIENGKWFTVPCNASPGGVVCEIHYEDFEQDGPTLTECKNGYDTLTDDPYACYKIHSWDANKCNGSHLVMFETKTESNTILEAARYLDIQESVYIGLYFVNGVDLVWEDGRKPDFDLPWASGQPMSLHHGTTECVVMDVDFEYDLSIVNCNGDNQFMCEYYNLPKMNEAPIAEWVGSEVNLNWKAWKETDFSGYGPVENYRVMMHLPLTAAYAVVAQTTDTTIRITTVDPNLSPVFAVSAGKRFSPSETIYGPLSPEAENEKCTSVPLGLEDGTVFTDQLSASSAYNNDMHRAGPDRGRLNTEVTNSQFGSWASLTNDLNQWIQVDFGAIVEVTGVILQGRSEFNQWVTSYEVLHSLDGINFNTIIDNTCEVIIFPGNEDKRTHVTSMFPASVKTQFIRIHPIAWHSHICLRFEVLGCKTKCMPNPCYNSGVCTLIEDDFLCKCTSAFEGQRCATPVDHCVSYPCQNSGVCNPIDGGFTCSCVAGFTGGICESTSLCTNPLGVEDRRITDGQISASSKFSNYHGYKGRLNRNSCWSAKHNDNNQWIQIDLEVPTTVSGVATQGYDWDGYYPAWIETYHVQYSNDGTNFDQVNDNGAAIIFTGNSDSDTVIQNMFPTPVDAQYICIQPLTYHDSITLRMEIYGCEDSVSETVNPCDSDPCQNSGVCSPRGAEFFCLCSSGFEGDRCETEAESMNLEKSNSSYCECYEMEKGEDYRGSRSTTMYGSMCHRWGSSIHLFTPENSPDAGLGDHNFCRNPESDYTVWCYTATDSGVWEYCDIGTASELCPSVEDGLVGIECHCNIICKCSCIGKTGRVWQQSVHFWE